The proteins below are encoded in one region of Acidithiobacillus ferrooxidans ATCC 23270:
- the dnaG gene encoding DNA primase yields the protein MANFSPAFIDALLEHCDLVRLIDSRVPLKKKGRDFWACCPFHQEKSPSFSVSADKQIYYCFGCHAHGNAIGFLMAHDRLSFPEAVKTLADEVGVALPEDGPAGEQESLRPLRAILEKAIGVYRSALAEHPPAQEYLRGRGLSEEIIGRFELGYAPSAAGFLSQKLGREPSLRQQLLGAGLVSGREDGSVYDRFRGRVIFPIRDGRGQAVGLGGRSLDGHEPKYLNSPESALYHKGRVLYGLHQAREGMRRAGRVLLVEGYLDVITLHQAGIDYAVAASGTALGDSQMEMLFRAAHEVLLCFDGDTAGRNAAWRAVQTAPEHLRAGRLLRLLFLPDGQDPDSLVREQGGAVFESMLPTARPAIDFFLEELQRRHNLAAEDEKALFLHAARDFLKRVSDPVLREVYEQRVQTLCGLAPVARRATSRAPRKATFSAAGGRSLFKTALRLLLNFPEDPAWQALDRDLLPFLFDRDPMAEILAEALDILANMTHLSSHELFAKLSVLKHAEACYALVMSDSGDEEGQVLMRLEISGCVARVNQRLAAARSHFISRAADQGGLSALSEQERAEVVRLSRRDRRNGVGSE from the coding sequence ATGGCCAACTTTTCTCCCGCATTCATTGACGCCCTGCTGGAGCACTGTGATCTGGTGCGTCTCATCGATAGCCGCGTACCGCTGAAGAAAAAAGGCCGGGATTTCTGGGCCTGCTGCCCCTTTCATCAGGAAAAGAGCCCGTCTTTCTCGGTCAGTGCCGACAAACAGATTTATTACTGCTTTGGCTGTCACGCCCATGGGAATGCCATCGGATTCTTGATGGCCCATGATCGGCTGTCTTTTCCGGAGGCGGTGAAGACACTCGCTGACGAAGTCGGTGTCGCCCTGCCGGAAGACGGCCCTGCCGGAGAGCAGGAAAGTCTTCGGCCGCTGCGGGCGATTCTCGAAAAAGCCATTGGCGTTTACCGATCTGCCCTCGCAGAGCACCCGCCGGCGCAGGAGTATCTGCGTGGAAGGGGTTTGAGCGAGGAGATCATTGGGCGCTTCGAGCTGGGGTACGCACCGTCTGCAGCCGGGTTTCTGAGCCAGAAACTGGGCAGGGAACCGTCATTGCGCCAGCAGTTGCTGGGCGCGGGCCTGGTGAGCGGCCGTGAAGACGGATCGGTCTACGACCGTTTTCGCGGGCGAGTGATTTTTCCGATCCGCGACGGACGAGGACAGGCGGTGGGATTGGGCGGCCGCAGTCTCGATGGTCATGAACCCAAATACCTCAACTCGCCGGAAAGTGCGCTCTACCACAAGGGGCGGGTGCTCTATGGTCTGCACCAAGCCAGGGAGGGGATGCGCCGAGCAGGGCGGGTGCTGCTGGTGGAAGGGTATCTGGATGTCATTACCCTGCACCAGGCTGGCATCGACTACGCCGTCGCGGCGAGCGGGACGGCCTTGGGGGACAGCCAGATGGAAATGCTCTTCCGGGCAGCGCACGAGGTGCTACTCTGTTTCGATGGCGATACCGCCGGACGTAATGCGGCCTGGCGGGCCGTGCAGACGGCGCCGGAGCATCTGCGCGCGGGGCGTCTGCTACGGTTGCTGTTCCTGCCGGATGGCCAGGACCCAGACTCGTTGGTGCGCGAACAGGGAGGCGCGGTGTTTGAATCAATGCTCCCGACCGCGCGTCCAGCCATCGATTTTTTTCTGGAGGAGTTGCAACGCCGACACAACCTCGCCGCAGAAGATGAGAAGGCACTTTTTCTGCATGCGGCACGCGATTTTCTGAAACGGGTGAGCGATCCGGTGTTACGGGAGGTTTATGAACAACGGGTGCAGACGCTTTGCGGATTGGCACCCGTCGCCCGGCGCGCGACATCGCGCGCACCGCGTAAAGCGACATTCTCCGCTGCCGGAGGACGATCCCTTTTTAAAACGGCTTTGCGACTATTGCTGAATTTTCCCGAAGACCCTGCCTGGCAGGCGTTGGACCGTGATTTGCTGCCTTTCCTCTTCGACCGTGATCCCATGGCTGAAATTCTGGCAGAGGCCCTTGATATCTTGGCCAACATGACCCATCTAAGTTCTCACGAACTATTCGCAAAACTGTCGGTACTGAAACATGCGGAGGCATGCTACGCGCTGGTGATGAGCGACTCTGGCGACGAGGAAGGACAGGTGCTGATGCGGCTTGAAATTTCCGGTTGTGTGGCGCGAGTGAATCAGCGCCTTGCTGCGGCGCGCAGTCACTTTATCAGCCGGGCCGCAGATCAGGGTGGTTTGAGTGCGCTCTCCGAGCAGGAGAGGGCTGAAGTAGTGCGTTTGTCCCGGCGCGACAGGCGCAACGGCGTTGGATCGGAATGA
- the rpsU gene encoding 30S ribosomal protein S21 — MPTVRVKENEPFEVALRRFKRSCEKAGVLTEVRRREFYEKPTEERKRKAAAARKRALKRMRRQSMRLVRLY; from the coding sequence ATGCCAACTGTTCGTGTCAAAGAAAATGAGCCTTTCGAAGTCGCGTTGCGGCGTTTCAAACGTTCCTGCGAAAAGGCAGGAGTCCTTACCGAGGTAAGGCGTCGCGAATTCTACGAAAAGCCCACGGAAGAGCGCAAGCGTAAGGCCGCTGCTGCCCGCAAGCGGGCGTTGAAGCGCATGCGTCGTCAGTCCATGCGTCTGGTCCGGCTCTACTGA
- a CDS encoding endonuclease MutS2, producing MAVAGVAPWQDSFWRALDASDVQSAWSQHCGHIYGRRHVAATTPWVPLAEIHDRLNWLAWLSQRFSAGFLLPVSDLPDIDALLVLAQRPGAVLSGRDLRAVLDVLTAQKGYAAALRETRDALTGLAGELDPPVTLLRRLGVALDEEGELLDTASADLALLRQRLRISRNELQRFLQGFLRNRDWQEYWQDQVIVQRNERYVLPLKASHKGRIKAIVHDRSASGETLFVEPLAAVDLNNQLVQDRRAEIQEQERILRALSAAVGLEVPGIVAALRHIGRLDAVRAGLELGDACGGILPKVDAAAAFDLRALRHPLLCLRHPGQVVGNALRLGADAQQLVITGPNTGGKTAILKALGLNHLMAYMGLPVTAEGTLGYFPKCFAVIGDAQDIHTDLSTFSAQVQRLREVLEHADAHSLVLLDELGNGTDPREGGALAQAVAEALLAAECCTLLTSHLEVMKRYALSHAGVALAGMGFDAESLKPTYRLLWGVGGASQGLVIARRVGMPAPLMNRAEALYADDRENWERWEAQRETLLQAARQAMDEAVLARDEATSVARSLERELEAARQERDKAAAAARAEWEDILATARQQVRQAIAALKSGRDTQAATAALQRLEVPFRAEEQQVDSLPAVGTRGLFLPLRQVTQVLRADPAQHRVQIQLRGKQLWVPAAQFAVDAALQIPKEAGSTQYATPDDHPWRLDLRGQLREDALAALRRHVDGAVAAGRRQVQILHGKGNGVLAEMVREFAGQDPRVSQWRMARPEHGGGGVSELELR from the coding sequence ATGGCTGTGGCCGGGGTTGCTCCTTGGCAGGACAGCTTCTGGCGGGCTCTGGATGCCAGTGATGTGCAGAGCGCGTGGTCACAGCATTGTGGCCACATCTATGGCCGCAGACATGTTGCGGCGACTACCCCCTGGGTGCCGCTTGCGGAAATCCATGATCGTTTGAATTGGTTGGCCTGGTTGTCGCAGCGGTTTTCCGCCGGTTTTCTTCTTCCCGTTTCTGATCTCCCCGATATCGATGCTCTGCTGGTTCTGGCACAGCGCCCTGGTGCCGTGCTCAGCGGGAGAGATTTGCGCGCGGTGCTCGATGTGCTGACGGCGCAGAAGGGCTATGCCGCAGCTTTGCGCGAGACTCGGGATGCCTTGACCGGGCTGGCAGGCGAGCTTGATCCCCCGGTGACCTTGTTGCGCCGTCTCGGCGTGGCGTTGGATGAGGAGGGTGAGCTCCTGGATACGGCGAGTGCGGATCTCGCCCTCCTGCGCCAGCGCTTGCGAATCAGCCGCAACGAATTGCAGCGTTTTCTGCAGGGCTTTCTGCGTAATCGAGACTGGCAGGAATACTGGCAGGATCAGGTCATCGTGCAGCGTAATGAGCGTTACGTACTCCCGCTCAAAGCTAGCCATAAAGGGCGTATCAAGGCGATCGTCCATGACCGGTCGGCAAGTGGTGAGACTCTTTTTGTGGAGCCGCTGGCGGCCGTCGATCTGAATAATCAACTGGTCCAGGACCGGCGTGCCGAAATTCAGGAGCAGGAGCGCATTCTTCGTGCCCTGAGCGCAGCGGTAGGGCTGGAAGTGCCGGGCATCGTCGCCGCCCTGCGGCATATTGGCCGGCTGGATGCGGTACGGGCGGGACTGGAACTGGGGGATGCCTGTGGCGGGATTTTGCCCAAGGTCGATGCGGCTGCGGCATTTGATCTGCGGGCCCTGCGTCATCCGCTGCTTTGTCTGCGCCATCCGGGGCAGGTCGTGGGTAACGCCCTGCGTCTCGGGGCGGACGCGCAGCAACTGGTCATTACCGGCCCCAATACCGGCGGCAAGACGGCTATCCTGAAAGCACTCGGACTCAATCATCTGATGGCCTACATGGGATTGCCGGTAACTGCGGAAGGTACATTGGGTTATTTCCCGAAGTGCTTTGCGGTCATCGGCGACGCCCAGGATATCCACACGGATCTTTCCACTTTTTCGGCGCAGGTACAGCGTCTTCGGGAAGTGCTGGAGCATGCCGACGCCCACAGTCTCGTGCTTCTCGACGAACTGGGCAATGGCACCGACCCGCGGGAAGGGGGCGCGCTGGCTCAGGCGGTCGCAGAGGCCTTGCTGGCGGCCGAATGCTGCACACTGCTCACGAGCCATCTGGAAGTGATGAAGCGTTATGCCCTGAGCCATGCGGGTGTAGCCCTGGCGGGTATGGGCTTTGATGCAGAGTCTTTGAAACCCACCTACCGTCTGCTTTGGGGTGTAGGCGGCGCGAGCCAGGGTCTGGTCATCGCCCGGCGCGTGGGGATGCCTGCACCACTGATGAACCGCGCCGAGGCACTCTATGCCGATGACCGCGAGAACTGGGAACGTTGGGAAGCGCAACGGGAAACCCTATTGCAGGCCGCCCGGCAGGCTATGGATGAGGCCGTACTGGCGCGTGACGAAGCCACCAGTGTGGCCCGCAGCCTGGAACGCGAACTGGAAGCAGCGAGGCAGGAGCGTGACAAAGCCGCCGCCGCCGCCCGCGCCGAATGGGAAGATATACTGGCAACGGCGCGCCAGCAGGTGCGGCAAGCCATTGCCGCGCTCAAGTCCGGGAGGGATACCCAGGCGGCAACGGCGGCTTTGCAACGTCTGGAAGTCCCCTTCCGGGCGGAGGAGCAGCAAGTGGACAGCCTGCCCGCGGTGGGGACCAGGGGTCTGTTCCTGCCACTCCGGCAGGTGACCCAAGTGCTGCGTGCGGATCCCGCACAACACAGGGTGCAGATTCAATTACGGGGCAAGCAGTTGTGGGTGCCCGCCGCACAATTTGCCGTGGACGCCGCGCTGCAGATCCCAAAAGAAGCAGGCAGCACCCAGTATGCCACCCCCGACGATCATCCCTGGCGTCTGGATTTGCGCGGACAGCTTCGGGAAGACGCCCTGGCGGCGCTGCGTCGTCATGTGGATGGCGCCGTAGCCGCCGGTCGTCGACAGGTCCAGATCCTGCATGGTAAGGGCAACGGGGTGCTCGCAGAAATGGTGCGCGAGTTTGCCGGGCAAGACCCTCGGGTCAGCCAGTGGCGTATGGCGCGGCCAGAGCATGGCGGTGGCGGCGTCAGCGAGTTGGAGTTACGCTGA
- a CDS encoding sigma-70 family RNA polymerase sigma factor codes for MHTEARELAGSDIPEMGPVTDPPPLSDFVDDENGGPFLSQKQELQLIRRLRRGDECARATLISAHMPLVRAVARGYRNKGLSQEDLLQEGYMGLLRAVDRFQEGLGTRFSSYATWWIREAMQRALIRSRFIRLPDYLAKSLHAYMQSGAEEDSDAGVRREQRREALGVRESTMRALDFADIRVFSLDEEISDGPGRIEQVTGDVASPDSDYDRDAICKALREHLTELNEKQREVMVFRYGMHGDAPMTLEAVAERMGVSREAVRQLQVRALTRLRQSLSESGWGC; via the coding sequence ATGCACACTGAAGCCAGAGAGTTAGCGGGGTCAGATATTCCGGAGATGGGTCCGGTCACCGATCCGCCGCCTCTGAGTGATTTCGTGGACGACGAAAATGGCGGGCCGTTTCTCAGCCAGAAGCAGGAGCTGCAACTCATCCGGCGCTTGCGTCGGGGTGACGAGTGCGCCCGCGCCACACTGATCTCCGCGCACATGCCGTTGGTGCGGGCGGTCGCCAGGGGTTATCGCAATAAAGGACTCAGTCAGGAAGACCTCCTTCAGGAGGGTTACATGGGTCTACTGCGTGCCGTCGACCGCTTTCAGGAAGGCCTCGGCACACGTTTCTCCAGTTATGCGACCTGGTGGATCCGGGAGGCTATGCAGCGGGCGCTCATCCGTTCCCGCTTCATCCGCCTGCCCGATTACCTTGCCAAGTCCCTGCACGCTTATATGCAGAGCGGGGCGGAGGAAGACAGCGACGCCGGTGTGCGCAGGGAGCAGCGGCGTGAAGCCCTAGGGGTGCGCGAGAGCACCATGCGCGCCCTGGATTTCGCCGATATCCGCGTCTTCTCGCTCGACGAGGAAATATCCGACGGACCGGGCCGCATCGAACAGGTGACCGGCGACGTTGCCAGTCCGGACAGCGACTATGACCGTGATGCCATCTGCAAGGCACTGCGGGAGCATCTGACCGAACTCAATGAAAAACAGCGGGAGGTCATGGTCTTTCGCTACGGCATGCATGGTGACGCGCCCATGACCCTGGAAGCCGTCGCCGAGCGTATGGGCGTCAGTCGCGAGGCGGTAAGACAGTTGCAGGTGCGGGCACTGACCCGTCTGCGTCAGTCGTTGAGCGAGAGCGGCTGGGGTTGCTGA
- the rdgB gene encoding RdgB/HAM1 family non-canonical purine NTP pyrophosphatase has translation MTPLLLATSNAGKLRELQPLLAARGFALVGQTELGIAGMEETGTTFVENALLKARHAASQSGMAALAEDSGLCVPYLQGAPGIYSARYAGPDASDAANNAKLLSMLAEARGEARAAYYVACMVFLEFATDPSPLVAQGFWRGTIGERPAGDGGFGYDPLFWPTHGSGSAAQWSLKKKNEHSHRAAALRRLLGLLAERQQPQPLSLND, from the coding sequence ATGACGCCCTTGTTGCTGGCCACGAGTAATGCAGGCAAGTTGCGTGAGTTGCAACCGCTGCTTGCCGCCCGTGGCTTCGCGCTCGTCGGCCAGACGGAACTGGGCATCGCCGGTATGGAAGAAACAGGCACCACCTTTGTGGAAAATGCATTGCTCAAGGCACGCCATGCCGCCTCGCAAAGTGGTATGGCGGCGCTCGCCGAAGATTCCGGGCTTTGTGTGCCCTATCTCCAGGGAGCACCCGGCATTTACTCCGCGCGTTATGCCGGCCCGGACGCCAGCGATGCAGCCAATAACGCGAAGTTGCTGAGCATGCTGGCCGAGGCGCGGGGGGAAGCCCGTGCTGCCTATTACGTGGCTTGCATGGTTTTTCTGGAATTTGCCACCGACCCTTCGCCACTGGTAGCCCAAGGCTTTTGGAGAGGGACTATTGGTGAGCGTCCTGCCGGCGACGGGGGGTTTGGCTACGATCCCCTGTTTTGGCCCACGCATGGATCTGGCAGCGCGGCACAGTGGAGCCTGAAGAAAAAAAACGAACACAGCCACAGAGCGGCGGCCTTACGCAGGTTGCTGGGGTTGCTGGCGGAGCGTCAGCAACCCCAGCCGCTCTCGCTCAACGACTGA
- the rph gene encoding ribonuclease PH encodes MIRPSGRNADALRPVQVTRNFTKHAEGSVLIACGDTKVLCTASVEEKVPPFLRGAGKGWVTAEYSMLPRATRERVARESAKGRIGGRTHEIQRLIGRSLRAAVDLQALGERTIWVDCDVLQADGGTRTASITGACLAVADAVQHLRTVGQLRNNPLRDWVAAVSVGVYQGQAVLDLDYAEDSNADVDMNVVMTGAGAFVEVQGTAEGAVFSAEQMAEMLALARKGIAELVARQHQECPEARS; translated from the coding sequence ATGATACGTCCTAGCGGAAGAAATGCAGACGCCTTGCGTCCGGTACAAGTTACCAGAAATTTTACCAAGCATGCTGAAGGTTCGGTGCTGATAGCCTGCGGCGATACCAAGGTGCTATGCACCGCCAGCGTCGAAGAAAAGGTACCGCCCTTCCTGCGCGGCGCGGGCAAGGGGTGGGTGACGGCGGAATACAGTATGTTGCCCCGTGCCACCCGGGAGCGGGTGGCACGGGAGTCCGCCAAAGGTCGTATCGGCGGGCGCACCCATGAAATCCAACGTCTTATCGGGCGCAGTCTGCGCGCCGCCGTGGATCTGCAAGCTTTGGGCGAACGCACTATCTGGGTGGATTGTGATGTGCTTCAGGCCGATGGCGGAACCCGTACCGCCAGCATTACCGGCGCTTGTCTGGCGGTAGCCGATGCCGTCCAGCATCTGCGTACTGTGGGACAGCTTCGGAATAATCCTCTGCGGGACTGGGTGGCCGCCGTCTCGGTAGGTGTTTATCAGGGGCAGGCGGTGCTGGATCTCGACTATGCCGAAGACAGCAATGCCGATGTGGATATGAATGTGGTGATGACCGGCGCCGGCGCCTTTGTGGAAGTACAGGGAACTGCGGAGGGCGCGGTGTTCAGTGCGGAACAGATGGCTGAAATGCTGGCTCTGGCGCGCAAGGGGATCGCCGAATTGGTGGCCCGTCAGCATCAGGAGTGTCCGGAAGCCCGTTCATGA
- a CDS encoding GatB/YqeY domain-containing protein yields the protein MTLRERIQEDMKSAMRAREAERLGTIRMLLAAIKQREIDERRELDDAEALRIVDKLIKQRKDSASQFIAGGRPDLAEKEESEISFLAVYLPEALSPGEIDGLISEAMTAVAASGPKDMGKVLTFLRPQMQGRADMAVVADKVKARLGS from the coding sequence ATGACACTACGTGAGCGCATCCAGGAGGATATGAAGTCTGCCATGCGCGCCCGGGAAGCCGAGCGTCTTGGGACTATTCGTATGCTCCTGGCGGCAATCAAACAGCGGGAAATTGACGAGCGCCGCGAGCTTGATGATGCTGAAGCGTTGCGCATCGTGGACAAGCTGATCAAGCAGCGCAAAGATTCTGCCAGTCAGTTTATTGCCGGTGGGCGTCCGGACCTTGCCGAAAAGGAAGAATCAGAAATTTCTTTTCTCGCAGTTTATCTGCCGGAGGCGCTGTCACCCGGCGAGATTGACGGGCTGATCAGCGAGGCGATGACAGCGGTGGCGGCCAGCGGACCTAAAGATATGGGTAAGGTACTTACCTTTCTGCGCCCGCAGATGCAGGGGCGTGCGGATATGGCCGTGGTGGCGGATAAAGTGAAGGCCCGCCTCGGCAGTTGA
- the rpoD gene encoding RNA polymerase sigma factor RpoD has protein sequence MDNESQRSELKRLIARGKEQGYLTYREINDHLPEEVFDPEQMENVISMINDMGIEVFEEAPDDDTLLMDGEGGTVVAAQEAEEAAEEALAVVEADIGRTSDPVRMYMREMGSVELLTREGEIEIARRIEDGLMQVLRAVSTCPTTISLLLDAAARVERGETRLDEVVDAFIDLSALDAETVSEAEESVLVEGDDLDVDEDEEESEDGDIEVVDKGPQLEDALERFAVIRAAYTALLASHAEGEMHGESYQRQRRELAERFLEIKLNGRQIDVMTDALRGLTEEVRQCERELMELCIERARFPRKEFVRSYPGHEGDIGWIDQQIAAGHAYSTRLVEFRDDIVAIMKRLANIEKRAGLPIAEIKEASRLMSIGEAKARRAKKEMVEANLRLVISIAKKYTNRGLQFLDLIQEGNIGLMKAVDKFEYRRGYKFSTYATWWIRQAITRSIADQARTIRIPVHMIETINKLNRISRQMLQEMGREPSPEELAERMEMPEDKIRKVLKIAKEPISMETPIGDDEDSHLGDFIEDRNVTAPADSAVNAAIREVVEELLDNGLTAREAKVLRMRFGIGMNTDHTLEEVGKQFDVTRERIRQIEAKALRKLRHPSRSERLRSFVDGEVTIPS, from the coding sequence GTGGATAATGAATCTCAGCGGTCTGAGCTGAAGCGGCTTATTGCGCGTGGTAAAGAGCAAGGCTACCTGACCTATCGCGAGATCAATGATCATTTGCCGGAAGAGGTTTTCGACCCCGAGCAGATGGAAAATGTCATCTCCATGATCAATGACATGGGTATTGAAGTCTTTGAGGAGGCTCCGGACGACGATACCCTGCTGATGGATGGGGAAGGTGGTACCGTAGTCGCCGCTCAGGAAGCGGAAGAAGCGGCAGAGGAAGCCCTGGCCGTGGTCGAGGCGGATATCGGGCGAACCAGTGATCCGGTGCGCATGTACATGCGCGAGATGGGCAGCGTGGAACTGCTCACGCGTGAAGGCGAAATCGAAATTGCCCGGCGTATCGAAGATGGTCTGATGCAGGTATTGCGCGCTGTATCGACCTGCCCGACGACCATCTCTCTTCTTCTGGACGCCGCGGCTCGGGTGGAGCGCGGCGAGACGCGCCTGGATGAAGTGGTCGACGCCTTTATTGATCTTAGCGCGCTGGATGCAGAAACCGTCAGTGAGGCAGAAGAAAGCGTGCTGGTGGAAGGCGACGATCTGGACGTCGATGAGGATGAGGAAGAATCCGAAGACGGTGATATCGAAGTCGTAGACAAGGGGCCACAGCTCGAAGATGCACTGGAACGTTTTGCGGTCATCCGTGCTGCGTATACCGCGCTGCTGGCCAGCCATGCCGAGGGGGAGATGCATGGTGAAAGTTATCAGCGGCAGCGCCGGGAGCTCGCCGAACGTTTCCTGGAAATCAAACTCAACGGTCGTCAGATTGACGTCATGACCGACGCCCTGCGCGGGCTAACGGAAGAGGTGCGTCAGTGCGAACGGGAGTTGATGGAACTGTGCATTGAACGTGCGCGCTTCCCGCGCAAAGAATTTGTGCGCAGTTATCCCGGTCATGAGGGTGATATCGGCTGGATTGATCAGCAAATCGCCGCTGGTCATGCCTATAGTACCCGTTTGGTTGAGTTTCGTGATGATATCGTGGCGATCATGAAACGCTTGGCGAATATTGAGAAGCGTGCCGGTTTGCCGATTGCCGAGATCAAAGAGGCCAGTCGCCTGATGTCCATTGGTGAGGCCAAGGCGCGGCGTGCCAAGAAGGAAATGGTGGAGGCCAATCTGCGTTTGGTGATCTCTATCGCCAAGAAGTATACCAATCGTGGCCTGCAGTTCCTGGATCTGATTCAGGAAGGAAATATCGGTCTGATGAAAGCGGTGGACAAGTTCGAATACCGACGTGGCTACAAATTCTCTACTTATGCGACTTGGTGGATACGCCAGGCCATTACGCGGAGTATTGCGGATCAGGCGCGGACCATTCGTATCCCGGTACATATGATCGAAACCATAAACAAACTCAATCGAATCAGTCGCCAGATGCTCCAGGAAATGGGACGTGAACCGTCGCCTGAAGAGTTGGCAGAACGGATGGAAATGCCCGAGGATAAAATCCGCAAGGTGCTCAAAATTGCCAAGGAGCCTATCTCCATGGAGACGCCCATCGGTGACGATGAAGATTCGCACCTGGGCGACTTCATCGAAGACCGGAATGTGACGGCGCCAGCGGATTCTGCCGTTAACGCCGCCATTCGCGAAGTGGTCGAGGAGTTGCTTGATAATGGCCTGACAGCGCGGGAAGCCAAGGTGTTGCGTATGCGTTTTGGCATCGGGATGAATACCGACCACACGCTGGAGGAGGTCGGCAAGCAGTTTGACGTTACTCGTGAGCGTATCCGCCAGATTGAAGCCAAGGCGCTGCGCAAACTGCGTCATCCCTCTCGATCGGAGCGGTTACGTAGTTTTGTGGACGGTGAAGTGACGATTCCATCGTGA